One window of Desulfovibrio sp. X2 genomic DNA carries:
- a CDS encoding M48 family metallopeptidase — MAFTTPRTGQFTAFGLLAALLLLAGCTDYARGNSALRQDKPGEAAQAYSQVPAGQPDYDSARDRLGLALLWDGKPKEAETVLRENLSRDPEDWMSSYYLVGTLACQGKKDEARRMLGDVRATFKPFMTMEMRQNVGQLFGFDLSCPETASRLWDIQKTAEENEFWREVRARDSN; from the coding sequence ATGGCGTTCACGACACCACGGACAGGACAATTCACCGCTTTCGGCCTTCTCGCGGCACTCCTGCTGCTCGCGGGATGCACGGACTATGCGCGGGGCAACTCCGCGCTGCGCCAGGACAAGCCCGGGGAGGCGGCGCAGGCCTACAGCCAGGTCCCTGCCGGGCAGCCGGACTACGATTCCGCGCGCGACCGCCTGGGGCTTGCCCTGCTCTGGGACGGCAAGCCCAAGGAGGCGGAGACCGTGCTGCGCGAGAACCTCTCGCGCGATCCCGAAGACTGGATGTCGAGCTATTATCTCGTCGGCACCCTGGCCTGCCAGGGGAAGAAGGACGAGGCCAGAAGGATGCTCGGCGACGTGCGCGCCACCTTCAAGCCCTTCATGACCATGGAGATGCGCCAGAACGTGGGGCAGCTCTTCGGCTTCGACCTCTCGTGTCCCGAGACGGCCAGCCGGCTGTGGGACATCCAGAAGACTGCCGAGGAGAACGAGTTCTGGCGCGAGGTGCGCGCTCGGGACAGCAACTGA
- the mnmA gene encoding tRNA 2-thiouridine(34) synthase MnmA, translated as MIAVALSGGRDSLLALVLLKEAGHEVCGVHGRFLDDAPGRMPHDELAAELGERCAALGVEFHSLDLREEFARLVVEPFARAYAEGRTPNPCCLCNAQVKFSLLLDRAQGLGASRVATGHYARLEMRGDGEEEEIRLLPGADEGKDQSYFLCLVPKDRLARAIFPLGGWRKERVLAELTRRGLPPPLPRESQEVCFVPGDDYKTFLAGRRHPLPGPGPIVLRDATGSEQVVGRHQGLWRHTEGQRRGIGVAHHDPLYVLAKDSARNALIVGTADLARCRGVRASRLNLLVAPARWPAKVLARTRYRQAPAEAEAIIEGDRLTIVFPTPRSLPAPGQIACLSDDTGRVLAGGIIDEIIPAL; from the coding sequence ATGATCGCCGTGGCCCTGTCCGGCGGAAGGGACAGCCTGCTCGCCCTGGTCCTGCTGAAGGAAGCGGGGCACGAGGTCTGCGGCGTGCACGGCCGTTTCCTGGACGATGCGCCGGGCCGCATGCCGCACGACGAGCTCGCAGCAGAGCTCGGCGAACGCTGCGCAGCGCTCGGGGTGGAGTTCCACTCCCTGGACCTGCGGGAAGAGTTCGCACGGCTGGTCGTCGAACCCTTCGCGCGGGCCTACGCCGAAGGCCGCACCCCCAATCCCTGCTGCCTGTGCAACGCGCAGGTGAAGTTCAGCCTGCTGCTCGACCGCGCGCAGGGCTTGGGAGCGTCGCGCGTGGCCACGGGGCACTATGCGCGGCTCGAAATGCGAGGGGACGGGGAAGAGGAGGAAATCCGCCTGCTGCCCGGGGCGGACGAGGGAAAGGACCAGAGCTACTTTCTCTGCCTGGTGCCGAAGGATCGCCTGGCACGGGCCATCTTCCCGCTCGGCGGCTGGCGCAAGGAGCGCGTGCTCGCGGAGCTCACGCGGCGCGGCCTGCCGCCTCCGCTCCCGCGCGAGAGCCAGGAAGTCTGCTTCGTTCCCGGCGACGACTACAAAACATTCCTTGCGGGCCGCAGACATCCCCTGCCCGGCCCGGGCCCCATCGTCCTGCGGGACGCCACGGGAAGCGAGCAGGTCGTGGGCCGCCACCAGGGTCTGTGGCGGCACACCGAGGGCCAGCGCCGGGGCATCGGCGTGGCGCATCACGACCCCCTTTATGTCCTGGCCAAGGATTCCGCGCGAAACGCGCTCATCGTCGGCACGGCCGATCTGGCCCGCTGCAGGGGCGTGCGCGCATCGCGCCTGAACCTCCTTGTCGCGCCCGCGCGATGGCCCGCGAAGGTCCTCGCCCGGACCCGCTACCGCCAGGCCCCTGCCGAGGCCGAGGCGATCATTGAGGGCGACCGCCTCACCATCGTCTTCCCCACGCCCCGCTCCCTGCCCGCGCCGGGCCAGATAGCCTGCCTGTCCGACGACACGGGCCGCGTCCTGGCGGGCGGGATCATTGACGAGATCATTCCCGCGCTCTAA